Proteins encoded by one window of Chondromyces crocatus:
- a CDS encoding ribose-phosphate pyrophosphokinase, translating to MFKRVAIFSGNANPALAQEICQVLDYPLGRSKVSRFSDGETFCVIEENVRGVDCYVVQPTCSPVNDNVMELLIMVDALRRASAGSITAVIPYYGYARQDRKVAPRTPITSKLVADLIVAAGVNRIVALDLHAGQIQGFFNIPFDHLFAMPALLDQHLREQYSRDVVIVSPDAGGVERARAYSKRLGGTLAIIDKRREKANVSEVMNIIGDVAGKRCLILDDLIDTAGTLVNAANALMNAGAVEVAACATHAVLSGPAIERISESPLTEVVVSNSIPLQEEAKAAGKFRVVSVARLLAEAIRRIHHSDSVSSLFV from the coding sequence GTGTTCAAGAGGGTCGCCATCTTTTCCGGCAATGCCAACCCGGCACTTGCGCAGGAAATCTGCCAGGTTCTCGACTACCCACTCGGGAGGTCGAAGGTAAGTCGTTTCTCTGATGGCGAGACGTTCTGCGTCATCGAAGAGAACGTGCGCGGGGTGGATTGCTACGTCGTTCAACCGACTTGCTCTCCCGTCAATGACAACGTGATGGAACTTCTGATCATGGTGGATGCGCTCCGACGCGCTTCCGCCGGATCGATCACGGCGGTCATTCCGTACTACGGGTATGCGCGACAGGACCGGAAGGTCGCGCCCCGCACTCCGATCACCTCCAAGCTGGTGGCGGACCTCATCGTGGCGGCGGGCGTCAACCGCATCGTCGCGCTCGATCTGCACGCCGGTCAGATCCAGGGGTTCTTCAACATCCCCTTCGATCACCTGTTCGCGATGCCGGCGCTGCTCGATCAGCACCTGCGCGAGCAGTACAGCCGCGATGTGGTCATCGTGTCGCCGGACGCAGGTGGCGTCGAGCGGGCGCGCGCCTACTCGAAGCGCCTCGGGGGCACGCTGGCGATCATCGACAAGCGCCGCGAGAAGGCGAACGTCAGCGAGGTGATGAACATCATCGGAGACGTGGCCGGGAAGCGCTGTCTCATCCTCGATGATCTCATCGATACGGCTGGCACCCTGGTGAATGCGGCCAACGCCCTGATGAATGCGGGCGCAGTCGAGGTGGCCGCATGCGCGACCCACGCGGTCCTGTCCGGACCCGCGATCGAGCGCATCAGCGAGTCGCCGCTTACTGAAGTCGTGGTGTCGAACTCGATCCCGCTTCAGGAGGAGGCGAAGGCGGCCGGCAAGTTTCGCGTCGTCTCCGTCGCGCGCCTCCTCGCCGAGGCCATCCGCCGGATTCACCATTCCGATTCCGTTAGCTCCCTCTTTGTCTGA
- the dnaB gene encoding replicative DNA helicase, with protein sequence MMRGPDARRGQRPQKLEPATIAGRVPPHDLDAEAAVLSAILLDRDALDRVLEILKPEHFYNDGNGRIYEATQTLALAGTPIDIISVASWLRDRERLQQLGGAAYLATLADATPAVSHVASHARVVYEKWRLRQLIATCQRVSAEGYGDVGEVQAFIDGAEQSIYQLARTPQGTSTQPLAMALRTAFEQITAAAERGDRITGISTGYEKLDAKTAGLHDGDLLIVAARPGMGKTSFVLNLAVNVASPRSVGMPGPGEEGHGVERQAPGFGVAVFSLEMPREQLATRMVCSEGRVDVGKVRQGFLQPEDWRRLTESASYLSTLPVWIDDTSALTLLEVRAKVRRIQAEYNQASGPGNPGRRVGLVVIDYLQLMKGRDGVSSREQEISEISRGLKQLAKELRVCVIALSQLNRSVETRTTKDKRPQLSDLRESGAIEQDADTIVFIYRDEYYNAETTNAKGIAELIIAKQRNGPTGKVLVRFAASCTRFDNLAPGDYPDVVDDE encoded by the coding sequence ATGATGAGAGGGCCCGATGCCCGCCGGGGGCAACGACCGCAAAAACTCGAGCCGGCGACGATTGCCGGGCGAGTCCCCCCGCATGATCTCGACGCTGAAGCGGCCGTGCTCTCGGCCATCCTGCTCGATCGAGACGCGCTCGACCGGGTGCTCGAGATCCTCAAGCCGGAGCATTTTTACAACGACGGCAATGGCCGCATTTACGAAGCCACGCAGACGCTGGCGCTCGCGGGCACGCCCATCGACATCATCTCGGTCGCCTCGTGGTTGAGGGATCGTGAGCGGCTACAGCAGCTCGGCGGCGCGGCCTATCTGGCGACGCTCGCAGACGCGACGCCTGCCGTTTCCCACGTCGCCTCGCATGCCCGTGTCGTCTACGAGAAGTGGCGCCTCCGGCAGCTCATCGCCACCTGTCAGCGTGTCTCCGCGGAGGGATACGGTGATGTCGGCGAGGTCCAAGCGTTCATCGACGGCGCCGAGCAATCCATCTATCAGCTCGCCCGGACCCCGCAGGGCACCTCCACCCAGCCCCTCGCGATGGCGCTCCGGACTGCCTTCGAGCAGATCACGGCGGCCGCCGAGCGTGGCGATCGCATCACGGGGATCTCCACCGGCTACGAGAAGCTCGATGCGAAGACCGCCGGCCTTCACGATGGTGATCTCCTGATCGTGGCCGCCAGGCCCGGCATGGGAAAAACCTCGTTCGTGCTGAACCTCGCGGTCAATGTCGCGTCACCTCGCTCCGTCGGCATGCCAGGTCCTGGCGAGGAGGGGCATGGCGTCGAGCGGCAAGCGCCCGGCTTCGGTGTCGCGGTGTTCTCCCTGGAAATGCCCCGAGAGCAGCTCGCCACCCGTATGGTCTGCTCCGAAGGGCGCGTCGACGTCGGCAAGGTGCGGCAGGGCTTCCTTCAGCCCGAGGACTGGCGGCGCCTCACGGAGTCCGCCTCCTACCTCTCGACGCTCCCTGTCTGGATCGATGACACGTCCGCGCTGACCCTCCTGGAAGTTCGCGCCAAGGTGCGCCGCATCCAGGCGGAGTACAACCAGGCGTCCGGCCCTGGAAACCCAGGGCGACGGGTGGGCCTGGTCGTCATCGACTACCTGCAGCTCATGAAGGGGCGCGACGGCGTCTCCAGCCGCGAGCAAGAGATCAGCGAAATCTCACGAGGCTTGAAGCAGCTCGCCAAGGAGCTGCGCGTCTGCGTGATCGCGCTCTCTCAGCTCAACCGCTCCGTCGAGACCCGCACGACGAAAGACAAGCGTCCGCAGCTCTCGGATCTACGTGAATCCGGTGCCATCGAGCAGGACGCCGACACCATCGTCTTCATCTACCGCGACGAGTACTACAATGCGGAAACCACGAACGCGAAGGGGATCGCCGAGCTGATCATCGCGAAGCAACGAAACGGGCCGACCGGGAAAGTGCTGGTGCGCTTCGCGGCCTCCTGCACCCGGTTCGACAACCTGGCGCCTGGGGACTATCCCGACGTCGTCGACGACGAGTGA
- a CDS encoding bifunctional riboflavin kinase/FAD synthetase, producing MDSSGAERIPSEGAGVVTGSLVVIGNFDGVHRGHQALFADAVTEAERRGLRPMALTFAPHPALALGRTPPAMLTTSPRKTELIQRHSPALQVAVERFDEAFSKLTPEDFARTVLAQRLRAAVVVVGDNFRFGHRRAGDLRELARLGERFGFEANSHALVGDEGGTWSSTRIREEIAKGALDEAARMLSRPHMVTGRVVQGDRRGRTIGFPTCNLAEVMEALPPFGVYATLVDRVSADGHAAVLAGGVANLGRRPTVKDPAAPPTLEVHLFDHDEDLYGCQLRVHLIARLRPEKRFSGLDELRAQIAADATAARQVLEAWTPDPAAGGAWR from the coding sequence GTGGATTCATCTGGAGCCGAGCGCATTCCGAGCGAGGGCGCGGGCGTGGTGACCGGCAGCCTGGTCGTCATTGGCAACTTCGACGGCGTGCATCGTGGGCATCAAGCGCTGTTCGCCGACGCGGTCACCGAGGCCGAACGTCGAGGACTGAGACCCATGGCGCTCACCTTCGCGCCCCACCCCGCCCTGGCACTCGGCCGTACCCCCCCGGCGATGCTGACGACATCGCCGCGAAAGACGGAGCTCATCCAGAGGCACAGCCCGGCGCTGCAGGTCGCGGTCGAGAGGTTCGACGAGGCGTTCTCCAAGCTGACCCCCGAGGATTTCGCACGCACCGTGCTCGCTCAGCGGCTCCGTGCGGCGGTGGTGGTGGTCGGCGACAATTTCCGCTTCGGTCACCGACGCGCCGGCGACCTTCGGGAGCTCGCTCGGCTGGGAGAGCGCTTCGGGTTCGAGGCCAATTCTCATGCCTTGGTCGGCGACGAAGGCGGGACCTGGTCCAGCACCCGGATCCGGGAAGAGATCGCGAAGGGGGCGCTCGACGAGGCGGCACGGATGCTCTCCAGGCCTCACATGGTGACAGGGCGGGTCGTCCAGGGAGACCGACGTGGACGAACCATCGGCTTCCCGACCTGCAACCTGGCCGAGGTGATGGAGGCGCTTCCCCCCTTCGGCGTCTACGCAACGCTCGTCGACCGGGTCTCCGCGGACGGTCATGCCGCCGTCCTCGCGGGCGGGGTGGCCAACCTGGGGCGACGACCCACGGTCAAGGATCCCGCCGCGCCACCAACGCTCGAGGTTCACCTCTTCGACCATGACGAGGACCTGTATGGCTGCCAGCTACGGGTCCACCTCATTGCTCGCCTGCGCCCGGAGAAGCGGTTCTCCGGGCTCGACGAGCTGCGCGCCCAGATCGCTGCGGACGCGACGGCGGCCCGGCAGGTCCTGGAGGCGTGGACCCCCGACCCAGCCGCCGGGGGGGCGTGGCGCTGA
- a CDS encoding DUF4912 domain-containing protein, which yields MQRRELEELSRDELIAQAERVGVPRPRTLTQTELIDEVLSRSVRNEQERARARGFLGRARDLLARVVERGLHLPEAARALRGSTTDPWPPPPPPLPTLTLAEIYAAQGHHDRAIAVLDEVLARQPKHEGAKQLRAKLSEQARRRSRRPADPPSSSSTAAGAKNEGAPPGKRGAKGRAQSAESPAVDDAEASSPAASSSSTASQPAKSASVPAESSRQETGAVSATATSVESAARPASASEATTSDTATAPTTTAPTATAHDESTEPDAGSDSPRTPAEKADTSATGASTLADGAISPPREDAAADHEFLPERYEVDEIVGMAVDPETLYVYWEVRPTTLARARARKPWGQLILRLIAVLPTWRGPTVEGRDLHVDALFGDRFVRGIPVGANVRLSIGWFADDSFEPFAVGLEIATPRPLGAADQPPPWSDELASLPAIPGVMPSLHHARPAEWPAPPPRQAFDPSSWQHELADSSQPRAFRETGTSNPTGDHALDQGGEPRRPSQERFAPGFREPSPLSLGDTDMTLDGGASDLSRRPLELPTHGPQVDRWNPGGASELTHRRGPGQLSSPAEPPQIESWFVRAASPSSAARRES from the coding sequence ATGCAGCGGCGTGAACTGGAGGAGCTGTCGCGGGACGAGCTGATCGCACAGGCCGAGCGCGTGGGCGTGCCCCGTCCGCGCACGCTCACCCAGACGGAGCTCATCGACGAGGTCCTCTCGCGCTCCGTTCGTAACGAGCAAGAGCGCGCCCGGGCCCGTGGCTTTCTCGGCCGCGCGCGGGATCTGCTCGCCAGGGTGGTCGAGCGAGGACTCCACCTCCCCGAAGCTGCCAGGGCCTTGCGTGGCTCCACCACCGATCCGTGGCCCCCGCCACCCCCTCCCCTTCCCACGTTGACGCTCGCCGAGATCTACGCGGCGCAGGGCCATCACGACCGGGCCATCGCCGTGCTCGACGAGGTGCTCGCGCGTCAGCCGAAGCACGAGGGGGCGAAGCAGCTCCGCGCGAAGCTTTCCGAACAAGCGCGGCGCCGGAGCCGCCGTCCAGCCGACCCGCCGTCGTCGAGCAGCACCGCGGCAGGAGCCAAAAACGAAGGGGCTCCGCCGGGGAAGCGAGGGGCCAAGGGGCGCGCTCAGAGCGCGGAGAGTCCCGCCGTCGACGACGCGGAGGCCAGCTCGCCCGCGGCCTCGTCCTCGTCCACGGCGAGCCAGCCAGCGAAGAGCGCTTCGGTGCCCGCCGAGTCGTCTCGGCAAGAGACCGGCGCGGTCTCCGCGACCGCCACCTCCGTGGAGTCCGCAGCGCGGCCAGCGAGCGCCTCCGAGGCGACGACGAGCGACACGGCGACTGCGCCGACGACGACTGCGCCGACGGCGACTGCGCACGATGAATCAACGGAGCCCGACGCAGGCTCAGACTCCCCGAGGACGCCGGCCGAGAAAGCTGACACGTCAGCGACGGGAGCTTCCACGCTGGCCGACGGCGCAATCTCCCCGCCGCGTGAGGATGCGGCCGCGGACCACGAGTTCTTGCCGGAGCGGTATGAGGTCGATGAGATCGTCGGCATGGCCGTCGATCCCGAGACGCTCTACGTGTACTGGGAGGTCCGGCCGACGACGCTGGCTCGAGCACGCGCTCGAAAGCCGTGGGGGCAGCTCATCCTCCGGCTCATCGCCGTCCTGCCCACCTGGCGAGGTCCGACGGTCGAAGGGCGCGACCTCCATGTCGACGCGCTCTTCGGCGACCGCTTCGTGCGTGGGATCCCGGTCGGCGCGAACGTCAGGTTGAGCATCGGATGGTTTGCCGATGACAGCTTCGAGCCCTTCGCCGTCGGGCTGGAGATCGCAACGCCTCGACCTCTCGGCGCGGCCGATCAGCCGCCCCCGTGGTCGGACGAGCTGGCGTCCCTGCCCGCGATCCCGGGCGTGATGCCCAGCCTGCATCACGCGCGACCTGCAGAGTGGCCGGCGCCCCCCCCCAGGCAAGCCTTCGATCCCTCCTCCTGGCAGCACGAGCTGGCAGACAGCAGCCAGCCCCGCGCGTTCCGGGAGACCGGGACATCCAACCCCACCGGAGATCATGCGCTGGACCAGGGAGGAGAACCACGGCGCCCCTCGCAAGAGCGGTTCGCGCCAGGGTTCCGCGAGCCCTCGCCCCTGTCGCTGGGTGACACCGACATGACGCTGGATGGTGGCGCCAGTGATCTGTCGCGGCGCCCGCTGGAGCTTCCCACCCACGGGCCCCAGGTCGATCGATGGAACCCCGGGGGCGCCAGCGAACTCACCCACCGACGAGGTCCGGGCCAGCTCTCCTCACCCGCCGAACCACCGCAGATCGAGTCGTGGTTCGTCCGCGCAGCCTCGCCGTCGTCCGCGGCCAGGCGTGAGAGCTAG
- a CDS encoding DUF2254 family protein produces the protein MVRRIWLYPLSFLGGLSFAAVFLVHKLDLLRPENHGLTLTQILTHISAAEAGQIMGGVGEVIAAILGIVITVASIVVQLAANRYTPRITDMFVRDRTNLAVMAFFVLSAVFSLWVNFSIREGESNGMSQPFVPYYGVLATMALLSMSLLMMAPYFAYVFDFLEPDNVVGRIKAGAVARALQNRRLGQEDDRSVDERRMLALSSLEQLADIALNAIEQKDKGIASKTVDSIGQMVVAYVPHKADLDPRWFQIQGELARDADFVSMNAEALNKISNTRTWLEYKALRQLLLVYRESLATMPDLITRVAIDTRYIGQAAIGAGDRDALQVVVKFFNTYMRRALNTKDVAAAYNVLNQYRYLAEELLKSGWSKEVVAIAQHFKYYAQMAQPIGLSFLTETVAFDLCEVNEVAYLLKSPARDELLRIFLEVDKEAEVEQQESSLRGVRKAQVKLATYYLQKGESSLARKIYRDMRDERPDRLRSIRSEMLAVTSNEFWEINDRGGVFEYMEPERRQYIHRFFEWFPPSVLRPPIREEEHTQD, from the coding sequence ATGGTGCGACGGATCTGGCTCTACCCCCTCTCCTTCCTGGGTGGGCTGAGCTTCGCCGCCGTCTTCCTCGTCCACAAACTCGACCTCCTCCGCCCCGAGAACCACGGCCTCACCCTCACCCAGATCCTCACCCACATCTCGGCCGCAGAGGCCGGACAGATCATGGGCGGCGTCGGCGAGGTGATCGCCGCCATCCTCGGCATCGTCATCACCGTCGCCTCCATCGTCGTCCAGCTCGCAGCGAACCGCTACACCCCGCGCATCACGGACATGTTCGTCCGCGATCGGACCAACCTCGCGGTGATGGCGTTCTTCGTGCTGAGCGCCGTCTTCTCCCTCTGGGTGAACTTCTCGATCCGAGAAGGCGAATCGAACGGCATGAGCCAGCCGTTCGTCCCTTACTACGGCGTCCTCGCCACCATGGCGCTGCTCAGCATGAGCCTCCTCATGATGGCGCCCTACTTCGCCTACGTCTTCGACTTCCTGGAGCCCGACAACGTCGTCGGGCGCATCAAGGCCGGCGCCGTCGCCCGCGCGCTCCAGAACCGCCGCCTCGGCCAGGAAGACGACCGTTCCGTGGACGAGCGCCGCATGCTCGCCCTCTCGTCCCTGGAGCAGCTCGCCGACATCGCGCTCAACGCGATCGAGCAAAAGGACAAGGGCATCGCCTCGAAGACCGTCGACTCCATCGGCCAGATGGTGGTCGCGTACGTGCCTCACAAAGCCGACCTCGATCCGCGCTGGTTCCAGATCCAGGGAGAGCTGGCCCGGGACGCCGACTTCGTGAGCATGAACGCCGAGGCGCTGAACAAGATCTCGAACACGCGCACCTGGCTCGAATACAAGGCGCTCCGGCAGCTCCTCCTCGTGTACCGGGAGTCGCTCGCCACCATGCCCGACCTCATCACCCGGGTCGCCATCGACACCCGGTACATCGGGCAGGCCGCGATCGGCGCCGGCGACCGCGACGCCCTGCAGGTGGTGGTGAAGTTCTTCAACACCTACATGCGCCGCGCCCTGAACACGAAGGACGTCGCGGCGGCCTACAACGTCCTCAACCAGTACCGCTACCTGGCCGAGGAACTCCTCAAATCGGGCTGGAGCAAAGAGGTCGTCGCCATCGCCCAGCACTTCAAATACTACGCGCAGATGGCCCAGCCGATCGGCCTCTCGTTCCTCACGGAGACGGTCGCCTTCGACCTCTGCGAGGTGAACGAGGTCGCCTACCTCCTCAAGAGCCCGGCGCGCGACGAGCTGCTCCGCATCTTCCTGGAAGTCGACAAAGAGGCCGAGGTCGAGCAGCAGGAGTCCTCGCTCCGCGGCGTCCGCAAGGCGCAGGTCAAGCTGGCGACGTACTACCTCCAGAAGGGAGAGTCCTCGCTCGCACGCAAGATCTACCGGGACATGCGCGACGAACGACCCGACCGCTTGCGCTCCATCCGCTCCGAGATGCTCGCCGTTACCAGCAACGAGTTCTGGGAGATCAACGACCGCGGCGGCGTGTTCGAGTACATGGAGCCCGAGCGGCGCCAGTACATTCATCGCTTCTTCGAGTGGTTCCCTCCTTCCGTCCTCCGCCCCCCGATCCGGGAGGAGGAGCACACCCAGGATTGA
- the rpsR gene encoding 30S ribosomal protein S18, producing MNTRGSDIGRNSSADYDDREYGRTPDLNADAPGRRRTGKKRVCRYCADKALVIDYKDPQALKYFISERGKVVPRRISGNCARHQRKVTLAIQRARNIALLPFTVSA from the coding sequence ATGAACACCCGTGGCTCTGACATCGGCCGCAACAGCAGCGCCGACTACGACGACCGTGAGTACGGTCGCACCCCCGACCTCAACGCGGATGCCCCCGGGCGCCGCCGTACGGGCAAGAAGCGGGTCTGCCGGTACTGCGCCGACAAGGCGCTGGTCATCGACTACAAGGATCCGCAAGCACTCAAGTACTTCATTTCGGAGCGGGGCAAGGTCGTCCCGCGTCGGATCAGCGGCAACTGTGCGCGGCACCAGCGCAAAGTGACGCTCGCCATCCAGCGAGCGCGCAACATCGCGCTTCTTCCGTTCACCGTGTCGGCATAG
- a CDS encoding 50S ribosomal protein L25/general stress protein Ctc — MEIIKLSATPRVETGKSSSGRLRRTGQIPAIAYGRELAPVQVAVSPKSLTQILTSAHGDNSVVELAVEGGETFTVMVRDYDYHPISRQLIHADFIQVKLDQPVDVEVPFRCVGKAKGLVSGGTLQQIFRTIPVRSLPEKIPAFLEIDVSDLDVGESLKASALKLEEGVKVRLPEEQTIVVLAAPDKAAAEEEAKAAAAAPAAAGKAAPAPAKKDEKKK, encoded by the coding sequence ATGGAGATCATCAAGCTCAGCGCCACGCCCCGCGTCGAGACCGGCAAGAGTTCATCAGGCCGCCTCCGCCGCACCGGCCAGATCCCGGCCATTGCGTACGGCCGTGAGCTGGCACCCGTTCAGGTCGCCGTGTCCCCCAAGTCCCTGACGCAGATCCTCACCTCTGCGCACGGAGACAACTCGGTCGTCGAGCTCGCCGTCGAAGGCGGAGAGACCTTCACCGTCATGGTTCGGGACTACGACTACCACCCGATCTCGCGGCAGCTCATCCACGCGGACTTCATCCAGGTGAAGCTCGATCAGCCGGTGGACGTCGAGGTGCCCTTCCGTTGCGTCGGCAAGGCCAAGGGTCTCGTCTCGGGTGGCACGCTCCAGCAGATCTTCCGCACGATCCCCGTCCGGAGCCTGCCCGAGAAGATCCCGGCGTTCCTCGAGATCGACGTGAGCGATCTCGACGTCGGTGAGAGCTTGAAGGCTTCTGCGCTGAAGCTCGAGGAGGGCGTCAAGGTGCGGCTCCCCGAGGAGCAGACCATCGTCGTGCTCGCCGCGCCCGACAAGGCGGCTGCCGAGGAGGAGGCCAAGGCGGCCGCCGCCGCTCCGGCTGCTGCTGGCAAGGCTGCACCCGCGCCTGCCAAGAAGGACGAGAAGAAGAAGTAA
- a CDS encoding tetratricopeptide repeat protein, whose product MGRRDERGDDTAALANVSRAREPRVASSTTKATREERRGAARDERRRTEAPGRSKERAKTPSKRLVAPSAEEMLRRALLAPTPRSRALWARRGLSLRCPLDASTQAMLLRQLYLAYYEERRFERAAEVAAQTVELGVLLDVAHQDVARALQALGDIEGALGHLRLAVRTGPPSRRAFHYWTLGSALHLDRRYDEAIAALTRAIRWGTTDKALYLGHVAAIQCERGKRVRNLRALITQLAEVPAGHGYGRFVLGLLAFHDKQWTEAREYLEAFIQRSTTGRMALAIALEGEVARARETLALLPKDGEPVPASHR is encoded by the coding sequence GTGGGCAGGAGGGACGAGCGTGGCGACGACACCGCAGCGCTGGCGAATGTGAGCCGCGCGCGGGAGCCTCGTGTCGCTTCCTCGACCACCAAGGCGACGAGGGAAGAGCGTCGTGGAGCGGCGCGTGACGAGCGACGCCGAACAGAGGCCCCCGGGAGGAGCAAGGAGAGGGCGAAGACTCCCTCCAAGCGCCTGGTCGCTCCCAGCGCCGAAGAGATGCTCCGGCGCGCCCTCCTGGCGCCTACCCCTCGCTCTCGCGCCCTCTGGGCGCGGCGCGGTCTGTCGCTGCGCTGCCCGCTCGATGCGAGCACGCAGGCCATGCTGCTGCGCCAGCTCTACCTCGCCTATTACGAAGAGCGGCGCTTCGAGCGAGCGGCCGAAGTCGCCGCTCAGACGGTGGAACTCGGGGTGCTGCTCGACGTCGCGCATCAAGACGTGGCGCGTGCCCTCCAGGCGCTCGGCGACATCGAGGGAGCCCTCGGGCACCTGCGTCTGGCCGTGAGAACAGGGCCGCCGAGCCGCAGGGCGTTCCACTACTGGACGCTGGGGAGCGCGCTTCACCTCGATCGCCGCTATGACGAAGCCATCGCCGCGCTGACGAGGGCCATCCGGTGGGGGACCACGGACAAGGCGCTTTACCTCGGCCACGTCGCTGCCATTCAGTGCGAACGCGGGAAGCGGGTGCGGAACCTCAGAGCGCTGATCACGCAGCTCGCAGAGGTCCCTGCTGGCCACGGATACGGTCGCTTCGTCCTGGGACTCCTCGCGTTCCATGACAAGCAGTGGACCGAGGCCAGGGAGTATCTGGAGGCGTTCATCCAGCGAAGCACGACGGGCCGCATGGCGCTCGCCATCGCACTCGAAGGCGAGGTTGCGCGAGCGCGGGAGACACTGGCGCTCCTCCCCAAGGATGGAGAGCCCGTCCCCGCGAGTCACCGGTAG
- the pth gene encoding aminoacyl-tRNA hydrolase yields MLLVVGLGNPGKEYASHRHNVGFMAVDALADEVRAEAFREKFSGHYAKASAPGEPLVLLKPMTYMNESGRCVQPAMAFFKIEPSRLIVIHDELDLPFGSVRLKFGGGHAGHNGLRSIMSCVGSGDFGRIRVGVGRPPSTFRGQVADYVLSGFDALEREALADCLKQTAQSVLEVATRGFNAAMNARNTRQKPGKQSPKGEAAEATDAASKSRPGSD; encoded by the coding sequence ATGCTTCTCGTCGTCGGTCTCGGCAATCCCGGCAAGGAATACGCATCTCACCGGCACAACGTCGGCTTCATGGCCGTCGATGCGCTGGCCGATGAGGTGCGCGCTGAGGCGTTTCGCGAGAAGTTCAGTGGCCATTACGCCAAGGCGTCCGCCCCTGGCGAGCCGCTCGTGCTGCTCAAGCCGATGACGTACATGAACGAGTCTGGCCGGTGCGTTCAGCCGGCCATGGCGTTCTTCAAGATCGAGCCGTCTCGCCTGATCGTGATCCACGACGAACTGGATCTGCCCTTCGGTTCAGTGCGTCTGAAGTTCGGAGGTGGCCACGCCGGTCACAATGGCCTTCGCTCCATCATGTCCTGCGTGGGCAGCGGAGACTTCGGCCGGATTCGCGTCGGCGTCGGCCGCCCTCCGAGCACCTTTCGTGGCCAGGTGGCCGATTACGTGCTCTCGGGCTTCGACGCGCTCGAGCGCGAGGCGCTCGCGGACTGCTTGAAGCAGACAGCACAAAGTGTGCTAGAAGTGGCGACCCGCGGCTTCAATGCCGCGATGAATGCTCGAAATACCCGGCAGAAGCCGGGAAAACAATCGCCGAAGGGCGAGGCTGCGGAGGCGACGGATGCCGCCTCCAAGTCCAGACCCGGAAGCGACTGA
- the rpsF gene encoding 30S ribosomal protein S6: MVTAPGRAREYETIYVLRPDIDADNADRLGTRLAEVITREQGRLTKVETWGRRRLAYDISKHRRGVYVYLKYLGAGRVVSELERNLRLTDGVLKYQTVLLRNDVEVEQVAISDEEVRFERLELPPLEEERDESRERQLGLIEPERRAERNAEVPSIEDEGDVEQEGETGGDEEES; the protein is encoded by the coding sequence ATGGTAACGGCACCGGGACGAGCCCGGGAATACGAAACGATTTACGTCCTTCGCCCCGACATCGACGCGGACAACGCGGACCGTCTCGGGACGCGCCTCGCCGAGGTGATCACGCGCGAGCAGGGACGGCTCACCAAGGTCGAGACCTGGGGCCGTCGCCGGCTGGCGTACGACATCTCCAAGCACCGCCGCGGTGTCTACGTCTACCTCAAGTACCTCGGCGCGGGCCGGGTGGTCTCCGAGCTGGAGCGCAACCTGCGCCTCACGGACGGCGTGCTGAAGTACCAGACGGTGCTGCTCCGCAACGACGTCGAGGTCGAGCAGGTCGCCATCAGCGACGAGGAAGTTCGCTTCGAGCGTCTCGAGCTGCCCCCGCTCGAGGAAGAGCGCGACGAGTCGCGTGAGCGTCAGCTCGGTCTGATCGAGCCCGAGCGCCGCGCAGAGCGTAACGCCGAGGTCCCGAGCATCGAGGACGAGGGCGACGTCGAGCAGGAAGGCGAGACTGGCGGCGACGAGGAGGAGAGCTGA
- the rplI gene encoding 50S ribosomal protein L9 has translation MATHIHVVLTQELDNLGKSGELVKVRPGFARNYLIPRGLAVSATAENVARIEHQKKVIEAQTVKQRAEAEQLAGKLSAVKLTLSRPTGEGDKLYGSVTSRDIEEALASQGFTVDRRRIETDPIKTLGTHSVQVRLAPSIAAKVEVTVTAK, from the coding sequence ATGGCGACCCATATTCACGTCGTCCTCACGCAGGAACTCGACAACCTCGGAAAAAGCGGCGAGCTCGTGAAGGTCCGCCCGGGGTTTGCGCGGAACTACCTGATCCCGCGCGGCCTGGCGGTCAGTGCCACCGCCGAGAACGTCGCCCGCATCGAGCACCAGAAGAAGGTGATCGAGGCCCAGACGGTGAAGCAGCGTGCCGAGGCTGAGCAGCTCGCGGGCAAGCTGAGCGCCGTCAAGCTGACCCTGTCTCGTCCGACGGGCGAGGGAGACAAGCTCTACGGTTCGGTGACGTCGCGGGACATCGAGGAAGCGCTGGCGAGCCAGGGCTTCACGGTGGATCGCCGCCGCATCGAGACGGATCCGATCAAGACCCTCGGAACTCACTCCGTGCAGGTTCGGCTCGCTCCGTCGATCGCAGCGAAGGTCGAAGTCACCGTCACGGCGAAGTAG